One stretch of Candidatus Bathyarchaeia archaeon DNA includes these proteins:
- a CDS encoding Lrp/AsnC family transcriptional regulator translates to MPLDELDRQLLKQLSSGINSYEELARICGVTRNTVYRRIAALENSGIIKNTIRCSINLEKLGIVPICMGLRISQREMDRAFNLLSKHKKIRLLWRSYGDHNLELVALVKKGDEGETIHSIKAILECFEIKHLDVSVGFIWEKSDFESFEGPAEVEDEVSNLLEKH, encoded by the coding sequence ATGCCTCTGGATGAACTCGACAGGCAACTGCTCAAGCAGCTCAGTTCTGGGATAAACTCCTATGAAGAGTTAGCACGTATATGTGGCGTAACCCGAAACACCGTCTATCGAAGAATAGCCGCACTCGAAAACAGTGGCATAATAAAAAACACCATCCGCTGCTCCATCAACTTAGAAAAACTTGGGATTGTACCAATATGCATGGGCTTAAGAATCTCTCAGCGCGAAATGGACCGCGCATTCAACTTGCTTTCTAAACATAAAAAAATTCGGCTTCTCTGGCGTAGCTATGGTGACCACAACCTAGAACTCGTCGCTTTAGTGAAGAAAGGAGACGAAGGCGAAACAATCCACAGCATAAAAGCCATCCTTGAATGCTTTGAAATAAAACATCTCGATGTCTCCGTGGGTTTCATTTGGGAAAAATCCGATTTTGAATCCTTTGAAGGACCCGCCGAAGTTGAAGACGAAGTTAGCAACCTACTCGAAAAACATTGA
- a CDS encoding transcriptional regulator, with the protein MKARCETVGKYVLPVFRSLVAKELVNTHNMTQMEAAKVLGTTQAAISQYINSKRAFKGAQQFGRVQQKIEAVAKETAIKLAKKQITWEEVSLDVCRFCLEVSCKEKKLPASQTLEDYVI; encoded by the coding sequence ATGAAGGCTCGATGCGAAACTGTAGGTAAATATGTTTTACCGGTGTTCCGTTCACTTGTCGCAAAAGAGTTAGTAAATACCCACAACATGACGCAAATGGAAGCCGCCAAAGTTTTAGGAACTACCCAAGCAGCTATAAGCCAATACATCAACTCCAAACGTGCCTTCAAAGGCGCCCAACAATTCGGTAGAGTGCAACAAAAAATTGAAGCCGTCGCTAAAGAAACAGCCATTAAACTCGCCAAAAAACAAATTACTTGGGAGGAAGTTTCGCTGGATGTGTGTAGGTTTTGTTTAGAGGTTTCGTGTAAAGAAAAAAAATTGCCTGCCTCTCAAACCCTTGAAGATTATGTAATTTGA
- a CDS encoding hydroxymethylglutaryl-CoA reductase, degradative: MEKSSAISGFYKLTPHERLVKVKEFANLTDEEASVLSNTGALPMAVADRMIENVVGAFPLPLGIGVNFQINNKDYLIPMAIEEPSVVAAASYAARMVRESGGFHTSSTTPVMIGQIQVVGTKDPYAARQRVLCAKAEILQKANDQDPVLNSFGGGAKDLDAKVIQTTAGTMLIVELHVDCRDAMGANAVNTMAEAAAPMIEALTGGHVYLRIITNLAVKRLARAWCTVSKDAVGGEDVVDGIVAASAFAAADPYRGATHNKGAMNGIIAVVVATGNDHRAIEAGGHAYAARNGAYTTLSQWEKNGNGDLVGSIELPMAVGLIGGAVKTHPTAKVAMKILNVKSANEFGEVLAAVGLAQNLAALRALSNEGIQRGHMSLHARNIAVQAGAVGAQIDLVAEQMVKERKVRVDRAKELLASAAPT; encoded by the coding sequence ATGGAGAAATCTTCCGCCATTTCAGGCTTCTACAAACTTACTCCTCATGAACGATTAGTAAAAGTCAAAGAGTTCGCTAACTTGACCGACGAAGAAGCATCGGTTTTGTCAAACACGGGTGCCTTGCCCATGGCTGTCGCGGACCGAATGATAGAAAACGTCGTTGGAGCTTTCCCCTTGCCACTGGGAATAGGCGTAAACTTTCAAATCAACAACAAAGACTACCTGATTCCGATGGCTATTGAGGAACCCTCGGTGGTTGCAGCCGCAAGCTACGCAGCACGTATGGTGCGCGAAAGTGGTGGCTTCCACACCAGCAGCACAACACCCGTTATGATTGGGCAAATTCAAGTTGTTGGCACAAAAGACCCCTATGCAGCAAGGCAACGTGTGCTTTGTGCAAAAGCGGAAATACTCCAAAAGGCAAACGACCAAGACCCCGTTTTGAACAGTTTTGGCGGAGGAGCCAAAGACTTAGACGCGAAAGTCATCCAAACAACCGCGGGAACAATGTTGATTGTGGAGTTGCATGTGGACTGCCGGGACGCCATGGGTGCAAACGCGGTTAATACGATGGCAGAAGCCGCAGCCCCAATGATTGAAGCCTTAACAGGTGGTCACGTTTACCTGCGTATAATCACCAATTTAGCTGTGAAGCGGTTGGCGCGTGCTTGGTGTACAGTTTCTAAAGACGCTGTTGGCGGCGAAGACGTTGTCGACGGCATCGTTGCAGCGTCAGCTTTTGCAGCCGCAGACCCCTACAGAGGTGCCACACACAACAAAGGAGCCATGAACGGCATAATCGCTGTTGTTGTAGCTACTGGAAATGACCACCGCGCCATTGAAGCCGGAGGACACGCCTATGCAGCACGAAACGGTGCCTACACAACCCTTTCTCAGTGGGAGAAAAACGGCAACGGTGACCTTGTCGGCTCCATCGAGTTGCCTATGGCAGTGGGGCTTATCGGCGGCGCTGTAAAAACTCACCCAACCGCAAAAGTTGCCATGAAAATCCTCAACGTCAAATCAGCCAACGAATTCGGCGAAGTCCTTGCAGCAGTTGGTTTAGCCCAAAACCTCGCGGCGCTACGTGCGCTATCAAATGAGGGTATTCAGCGGGGACACATGTCCCTTCACGCAAGAAACATCGCAGTACAGGCAGGAGCCGTGGGTGCACAGATTGATTTGGTGGCGGAACAGATGGTGAAGGAACGTAAAGTCCGCGTGGACCGAGCCAAAGAACTCCTCGCTTCCGCGGCACCTACATAG
- a CDS encoding TIGR00269 family protein yields the protein MSKQTTKCSTCKRRLPFYSRPYSGERLCKHCFGESIEDKVRATIVRYRMLEYNDHVAVAVSGGKDSLTLLEILAKMERKYPRATLVAITVDEGIKGYRDEAMEIAAQTCEKLGIQNHTVSFKELYGFTLDEIVTRTRERGNALTPCAFCGVLRRKALNLAALEVKANKIATGHTLDDEVQTSLLNIFHGDIPKIAAEKPVTNKVHPRLVQKVKPLCEIPERESALYAYVRGISFQSTPCPYAGEAMRNDIRALLNRMEERHAGTKHTVFKSMEKLRPAMQEIAQKGEFKECRECGEPATGEVCMACQLLKQIR from the coding sequence ATGAGCAAACAAACAACCAAATGCAGCACATGCAAACGCCGACTACCCTTCTACAGCAGACCTTATAGTGGGGAACGTCTATGCAAACACTGCTTTGGCGAATCCATTGAAGACAAAGTTCGTGCAACAATCGTTCGTTACCGCATGCTCGAATATAATGACCATGTTGCAGTTGCAGTTTCCGGTGGCAAAGATAGCCTGACCCTGTTGGAGATTCTGGCAAAAATGGAGCGAAAATATCCCCGCGCCACATTGGTGGCGATAACGGTGGACGAGGGCATTAAGGGTTACAGGGATGAAGCTATGGAAATTGCGGCGCAAACCTGTGAAAAACTGGGCATCCAAAATCACACCGTTAGCTTCAAGGAACTTTATGGGTTCACGTTGGATGAAATTGTCACGCGAACCCGAGAACGGGGGAACGCTTTGACTCCCTGTGCGTTCTGTGGCGTGTTAAGACGAAAAGCACTCAACTTAGCCGCTTTGGAGGTTAAAGCAAACAAAATCGCAACGGGTCACACGTTGGACGATGAGGTGCAAACCAGCTTGCTAAACATTTTTCATGGTGATATTCCTAAAATTGCGGCTGAAAAACCAGTAACTAACAAAGTGCATCCAAGGCTGGTTCAGAAGGTGAAGCCACTTTGTGAAATTCCTGAACGTGAAAGCGCTTTGTATGCCTATGTGAGGGGCATAAGTTTTCAGAGCACACCATGCCCTTACGCGGGGGAAGCAATGCGCAATGATATCCGTGCCTTGCTGAACCGGATGGAGGAACGCCATGCGGGAACCAAACATACCGTTTTCAAGTCGATGGAGAAGCTGCGACCAGCAATGCAGGAAATAGCACAGAAAGGGGAGTTTAAGGAGTGCCGTGAATGTGGCGAACCTGCAACGGGTGAAGTGTGCATGGCATGCCAACTACTTAAACAAATTCGCTGA
- the cysK gene encoding cysteine synthase A, whose protein sequence is MHTYDSVLQTIGKTPLVRLNKIATDSKAQVFVKVEARNPGGSIKDRICLSMINEAEKQGLLKPETVIIEPTSGNTGVGLAMVSAVKGYHLILTMPENMSIERRALLKAYGAEVVLTSGSEGMAGAVQKANEIAAQTPNSFIPQQFKNSANPKIHRETTGPEIWADTDGKVDMVVAGVGTGGTITGIAEYIKPLKATFKAVAVEPANSPVLNGGKKGPHKIQGIGAGFVPDIFRRDLIDEIFPVSDEDAFETARLLAKKEGILAGISSGAATFAALKLARRPENAGKLVVVILPDTGERYLSIPLFQ, encoded by the coding sequence GTGCACACGTATGACTCTGTTTTACAAACCATAGGAAAAACACCTCTTGTCAGGCTAAACAAGATTGCTACAGATTCAAAAGCGCAAGTTTTTGTCAAGGTGGAGGCACGCAATCCTGGCGGTAGCATAAAAGACCGCATATGCCTCAGCATGATTAACGAAGCCGAAAAACAGGGTCTGCTTAAGCCCGAAACCGTGATAATTGAACCCACAAGCGGAAACACTGGCGTCGGATTAGCGATGGTTTCCGCCGTAAAAGGCTATCACCTTATTTTGACAATGCCCGAAAACATGAGCATAGAGCGAAGAGCCTTGCTGAAAGCCTACGGGGCGGAAGTGGTTCTCACATCTGGCTCAGAAGGCATGGCAGGGGCAGTTCAGAAGGCAAATGAAATTGCCGCTCAGACACCTAACTCGTTTATCCCGCAACAATTCAAAAACTCTGCAAACCCAAAAATCCACCGCGAAACAACGGGTCCCGAAATCTGGGCGGACACCGACGGAAAAGTTGACATGGTTGTTGCTGGTGTTGGGACAGGCGGAACCATAACAGGCATCGCTGAATACATTAAACCCCTCAAAGCCACGTTCAAAGCAGTTGCTGTAGAACCCGCAAATTCGCCAGTGCTAAACGGCGGCAAAAAAGGCCCCCACAAAATTCAAGGCATCGGCGCAGGGTTTGTTCCCGACATTTTTAGGCGGGACTTGATTGATGAAATTTTCCCAGTTTCTGATGAGGATGCGTTTGAGACGGCGCGGTTGTTGGCGAAGAAGGAGGGCATTTTAGCGGGGATTTCGTCGGGGGCTGCTACGTTTGCGGCGTTGAAGCTTGCCAGGCGACCTGAAAATGCAGGAAAGCTTGTCGTGGTTATTCTTCCAGACACGGGTGAACGCTACCTCAGCATACCGCTCTTTCAATAA
- a CDS encoding TATA-box-binding protein, with amino-acid sequence MTKRQPKISIQNIVASVSLNQKIDLQKIVEKFPQTEYNPSVFPGLVFRLKKPKTATLIFGTGKMVCTGAKSEKESRAAVEKVVKELRGQGIQITEKPIVNIQNIVASAELGGEIDLESLVYKLGRVMYEPEQFPGAVYRMDEPKVVFLIFSAGKLVCVGAKKEEQVYAAVDKIQKILEEKDLIFYPDVEGAAIPP; translated from the coding sequence ATGACCAAACGACAACCGAAAATCTCGATTCAAAATATTGTCGCTTCAGTTTCTTTAAACCAGAAGATCGACCTCCAAAAAATCGTGGAAAAATTCCCCCAAACCGAATACAACCCCAGCGTATTCCCCGGCTTGGTTTTCAGGCTTAAGAAACCCAAAACGGCGACGTTGATTTTCGGTACGGGCAAGATGGTCTGCACAGGCGCCAAATCCGAGAAGGAATCTCGTGCCGCCGTAGAAAAAGTTGTGAAGGAACTCAGAGGACAAGGAATCCAGATAACTGAAAAACCCATCGTCAACATCCAAAACATTGTAGCATCAGCCGAGTTAGGCGGCGAAATCGACCTGGAAAGTCTCGTCTACAAGCTGGGCAGAGTCATGTATGAGCCTGAGCAGTTTCCGGGAGCCGTTTACCGAATGGACGAACCAAAAGTAGTTTTCCTGATTTTCAGCGCTGGAAAGCTTGTTTGCGTGGGCGCCAAGAAGGAAGAGCAAGTCTACGCGGCGGTAGACAAAATCCAAAAAATACTTGAAGAGAAGGACCTTATCTTCTACCCTGACGTGGAAGGCGCAGCCATCCCGCCATAA
- a CDS encoding TrmB family transcriptional regulator has translation MRKDTEEYVDVLVDLGLTRAQARSYLTLLEIGTASAKEIAYTSKIARPDTYRAVADLLELGLTEKIVSVPARFRPLPIKEAVEALLLKRAKENLKLSKRANRLVVDLQHKPLTKQPSENNQMILLPCGETFYLKLRKALEKTSNSVCAIIPRKLAAVYLNKNLEVAEKALSRNVAVRLLTDSPTESELTEICDLQVNPLFRIRYTACQPDVCFLILDGKETLLPKISSVGRSKASVIWSNNSCITKLAKTYFDTIWEGARSS, from the coding sequence TTGAGAAAGGACACTGAAGAGTATGTTGATGTGCTGGTTGACCTTGGGCTCACTCGTGCTCAAGCCCGTTCCTATCTGACGTTGCTGGAGATTGGAACAGCTTCTGCCAAGGAAATCGCTTACACCTCTAAAATTGCGCGCCCAGATACTTATCGTGCAGTTGCTGATTTGTTGGAGTTAGGTTTAACTGAAAAAATTGTTTCTGTACCCGCACGGTTTAGACCTCTGCCGATTAAAGAGGCTGTTGAAGCCTTACTTCTGAAGCGTGCAAAAGAGAACCTAAAGCTCTCCAAGAGGGCAAATCGTCTAGTTGTTGACCTGCAGCATAAACCCCTAACCAAACAGCCCTCAGAAAACAACCAGATGATTTTACTTCCTTGTGGCGAGACGTTTTACCTCAAACTTCGAAAAGCTTTAGAAAAAACGTCTAACAGCGTCTGTGCAATAATTCCACGTAAACTAGCCGCAGTTTATCTGAACAAAAATCTTGAAGTCGCTGAAAAGGCTTTATCCAGAAATGTAGCTGTGCGCCTTCTTACGGACTCTCCAACTGAGTCAGAGCTGACAGAAATTTGTGACCTACAAGTAAACCCCCTTTTTCGAATCCGATACACTGCTTGCCAGCCCGACGTTTGCTTCCTTATACTCGACGGTAAAGAAACGTTACTTCCAAAAATATCCAGTGTTGGACGTTCAAAGGCTTCAGTAATCTGGTCAAATAACTCTTGTATTACTAAATTAGCCAAAACCTACTTCGACACCATCTGGGAGGGCGCACGGTCCAGTTGA
- a CDS encoding mRNA surveillance protein pelota: MKIIETNLRQGFVKVVPDSQDDFWHLYNVIYKGDEVYAYTSRAIKTDTEASRPKSAERVSAFMGVKVESVAWDKFLGKLRVHGIIIHAPDIIPTGAHHTISVSLNHPITIVKKAWEKHTLDRLKRASETEKPMLIVAIDDEGYAIAETRQYGIEVKAEERVKLPGKYEAEKRQGATNEYYKRVLNSLDQFWSQNHNPIVIVGVGFIKNDFAAYLKDNARETAKSLADIKSVNNGGIAGIYEALRSGVLLKAAHAMRVLEETEVMEEAMKRLGKGDSTVTYGLSDVEKAAQLGAIEKLILADTLLRESEDEQRLQIEKIMREVDHRAGSVTVVSTEHEAGSKLLALGGIAALLRFPLYQG, translated from the coding sequence GTGAAAATTATCGAAACAAACTTACGCCAAGGCTTCGTCAAAGTCGTGCCTGACAGCCAAGATGACTTTTGGCATCTGTACAATGTCATCTACAAGGGTGATGAAGTCTACGCTTACACAAGCCGCGCTATAAAAACTGACACGGAAGCCAGCCGCCCCAAAAGCGCTGAGAGAGTTTCTGCGTTTATGGGAGTAAAAGTGGAATCTGTAGCATGGGACAAATTTCTGGGGAAACTACGCGTCCACGGCATCATAATCCATGCGCCCGACATTATCCCCACTGGAGCGCACCACACGATAAGCGTTTCACTAAACCACCCCATAACGATTGTGAAAAAAGCATGGGAAAAACATACATTGGATAGACTAAAACGGGCAAGCGAAACTGAAAAACCAATGCTTATTGTCGCTATAGATGACGAAGGCTACGCAATAGCAGAAACACGTCAGTACGGAATTGAAGTGAAAGCTGAGGAGCGTGTGAAGCTTCCCGGAAAATATGAAGCAGAAAAACGTCAAGGCGCCACAAACGAGTATTATAAACGGGTATTAAACAGCCTCGACCAGTTTTGGAGCCAAAACCATAACCCAATCGTAATCGTTGGTGTTGGATTCATAAAAAACGACTTTGCAGCTTACCTCAAAGATAACGCAAGAGAAACCGCCAAATCTTTAGCTGACATAAAGAGCGTAAACAACGGCGGAATCGCTGGCATATATGAAGCGCTACGGTCCGGTGTCCTCCTTAAAGCGGCTCATGCGATGCGGGTACTGGAGGAAACGGAAGTGATGGAGGAAGCCATGAAACGTCTGGGCAAAGGAGATAGCACAGTAACCTATGGATTAAGCGATGTGGAAAAGGCAGCACAACTGGGGGCTATTGAGAAGCTGATTTTAGCTGATACTTTGCTGCGTGAGTCAGAAGATGAACAGAGACTGCAAATAGAGAAGATAATGCGGGAAGTAGATCACCGCGCTGGAAGCGTAACCGTCGTAAGCACCGAACATGAAGCGGGGTCAAAGCTTTTGGCTTTGGGCGGAATAGCAGCTCTTCTAAGATTTCCGCTTTACCAAGGATAA
- a CDS encoding NifU family protein has protein sequence MSESVEKRVQSALDLIRPQLQADGGDVEFIAFEDGVVKVRLQGHCAGCPMSMMTLKQGIEAFLKKEVPEVERVENVQ, from the coding sequence ATGAGTGAATCTGTAGAAAAAAGAGTTCAAAGTGCATTGGACCTAATTAGGCCTCAGTTGCAAGCAGACGGCGGCGACGTAGAGTTCATAGCTTTTGAAGACGGCGTAGTTAAAGTTCGACTTCAAGGTCACTGCGCAGGTTGTCCTATGTCTATGATGACACTTAAGCAGGGCATCGAAGCGTTCCTTAAAAAGGAAGTGCCCGAAGTCGAAAGAGTCGAAAACGTTCAATAA
- a CDS encoding PAC2 family protein encodes MATTRDIWINRYETPTLVEPVAVVGSPGLRSIGKLVVDSLIAKTSAKLCADLYSTHLPAVYQTTPSYAAHPSLPGMGGTVVEGGVADFPKTQFYASQTPPLLLVRGYHANFSGQYAVAESIVHYLKDMGVKRMIVAAGFGTKEKTVVCAANNQATLDKMKKDFDVGVGYKGPFMGFSGLIFGFTKLVDIDAVCLFAGTEPTENDLEFPDQEAADRIVEVLGRVLSLPKP; translated from the coding sequence ATGGCAACCACCCGCGACATCTGGATAAACCGCTACGAAACCCCCACCTTAGTGGAGCCCGTGGCAGTTGTAGGTTCTCCTGGGCTACGCAGCATCGGCAAACTTGTGGTTGACAGCCTTATCGCCAAAACCAGCGCCAAACTTTGTGCAGACCTTTACTCCACACACCTTCCAGCCGTCTATCAGACTACGCCCTCGTATGCTGCTCATCCGTCACTTCCCGGCATGGGCGGAACCGTGGTTGAGGGTGGAGTAGCTGATTTTCCCAAAACTCAATTCTATGCCAGTCAAACGCCGCCGCTGCTTCTCGTGAGAGGATATCATGCAAACTTTTCTGGGCAGTACGCTGTTGCTGAAAGCATTGTGCATTATCTTAAGGATATGGGGGTTAAACGTATGATTGTGGCGGCTGGGTTTGGGACAAAAGAGAAAACGGTTGTCTGTGCCGCCAACAACCAAGCCACCCTTGATAAAATGAAAAAAGACTTCGATGTAGGTGTTGGCTATAAAGGTCCTTTCATGGGTTTCTCGGGGCTGATTTTTGGTTTCACAAAACTTGTCGATATCGACGCGGTTTGTCTTTTTGCTGGCACTGAGCCCACAGAGAACGACTTGGAGTTTCCAGACCAAGAAGCCGCTGACCGCATTGTTGAGGTGCTGGGGCGAGTTTTAAGTTTACCCAAACCCTAA
- a CDS encoding nucleotidyltransferase domain-containing protein — translation MNEKPKQRPETRQVTYSNEHWSLLGQFRQKAQDLIYVLEQRHIQAIVHGSIARGDITKDSDIDVFLPNPPSSFLLETVLEQANVPIISRCVIQATPAYSMKAYLELDPSTTISFPLMAMRRREREFFRFSGEVTLNQLKAGVRVLGVDKRLILIEPSKGGHTETSIVGQEDYAAKLLGVAVETVMDRVHALTKRDVVGRTGVFIKRELAPEETFELVLKRFEDENPAVRRRLKSAQ, via the coding sequence GTGAATGAGAAACCCAAACAGCGTCCAGAAACTCGGCAAGTCACTTACAGCAATGAGCATTGGAGTCTGCTGGGACAGTTTAGGCAAAAAGCACAAGACTTAATTTATGTGCTGGAGCAGAGACACATCCAAGCCATAGTACACGGGAGCATTGCTCGCGGAGACATAACCAAAGACAGCGACATAGATGTTTTCCTCCCCAATCCGCCCAGCAGTTTCCTGCTTGAAACGGTACTGGAACAAGCAAACGTTCCCATTATAAGCCGATGTGTAATTCAAGCTACCCCTGCATACTCCATGAAAGCCTACCTTGAACTTGACCCTTCAACAACTATCTCTTTTCCTTTGATGGCTATGCGCAGAAGGGAGCGTGAATTTTTTAGGTTTAGTGGTGAAGTGACGCTCAATCAGCTTAAAGCAGGGGTTCGGGTGTTAGGTGTGGATAAACGGCTCATTCTTATTGAGCCCTCAAAGGGGGGTCACACTGAAACAAGCATAGTTGGACAAGAAGATTATGCGGCTAAACTGCTGGGTGTAGCTGTTGAAACAGTGATGGATCGAGTGCATGCGCTTACAAAGCGAGATGTCGTTGGAAGAACGGGCGTGTTTATCAAGAGAGAGTTGGCGCCTGAAGAAACATTCGAGTTGGTTCTGAAACGGTTTGAGGATGAAAACCCTGCTGTACGACGCAGACTAAAAAGCGCACAATAG
- a CDS encoding PAC2 family protein encodes MNSEIKILKPFTAKESTLIVGLPGMAYIGKLSVDYLIQQLKAESIGEIYSQHFPPYVIIKEDGLVELLRNELHNFKTEAEDSLVFLSGNSQAFSPEGQYEVSEEVLDWAIEHGLKRVYSVAALVTDRQFDVPDVYATATSAELLEQAKAKGAKVLDHGIIGGENGLIIGLAKKKNVEAVCLLAETHGYQTPTGEYVIDPRASKAALNVLTQILGIEVDMEPMEKQAIEMDEAFAKMAEIERRVREEMTQSGKRPSYVT; translated from the coding sequence ATGAACTCCGAGATAAAAATTCTCAAACCGTTTACCGCTAAGGAGTCAACCCTCATCGTTGGGTTGCCTGGTATGGCTTACATCGGAAAGCTTAGTGTTGACTATCTCATTCAGCAGCTTAAAGCCGAATCAATAGGCGAAATCTATTCCCAGCATTTTCCACCTTACGTCATCATAAAAGAAGATGGCTTAGTGGAACTTTTGCGCAACGAGTTACACAACTTCAAAACCGAAGCGGAGGACAGCCTTGTTTTCCTTTCAGGGAACTCTCAAGCTTTTTCCCCTGAAGGACAGTACGAGGTTTCAGAAGAAGTTCTGGATTGGGCAATTGAGCACGGATTAAAGCGGGTCTATTCCGTTGCCGCGTTGGTAACTGACCGGCAGTTTGATGTGCCCGACGTTTACGCAACCGCCACCTCCGCCGAGTTGCTTGAGCAAGCAAAAGCCAAAGGCGCCAAGGTTCTGGACCACGGCATTATCGGAGGCGAAAACGGCTTAATCATTGGTTTAGCCAAGAAGAAAAACGTTGAAGCGGTCTGTCTGTTAGCTGAAACTCATGGTTATCAGACTCCGACGGGTGAATACGTTATTGACCCGCGGGCTTCCAAAGCTGCCCTTAACGTGCTTACTCAGATTTTAGGAATCGAAGTGGACATGGAGCCGATGGAGAAGCAAGCCATAGAAATGGATGAAGCATTCGCCAAGATGGCTGAAATTGAACGTCGTGTGCGAGAAGAAATGACGCAGTCCGGAAAGCGCCCCAGCTACGTGACCTAA
- a CDS encoding zinc ribbon domain-containing protein, with protein MVVPVPSYTENTACPKCGTQTPTCSNYCPFCGTPLRLPVVLKICPKCKSKIPETARFCPECGVKQDQLDRAPSQMVSK; from the coding sequence GTGGTCGTACCCGTTCCGTCCTACACAGAAAACACGGCTTGCCCCAAATGCGGCACGCAGACACCAACATGTTCAAACTACTGCCCCTTCTGCGGAACGCCCCTTCGACTGCCTGTTGTGCTAAAGATTTGCCCAAAATGCAAAAGCAAAATCCCAGAAACAGCGCGATTCTGCCCAGAATGCGGAGTAAAACAGGATCAACTGGACCGTGCGCCCTCCCAGATGGTGTCGAAGTAG
- a CDS encoding carbohydrate binding domain-containing protein, with amino-acid sequence MHNLTLTKKWIPAMAILALAVLFVSSTTQPAFALDSVLFDDQGQEYWSVYNGGTGNLTATITTETSTVFAGQSSLKGVISSGQYATVGFYHRFNQTQDFSEYNSICFWLHGSNSNAWITFAILDVNNNNIAKLIADNFTGWHFFVLDLKNFDFRSSDSFNLSQVNLIEFAFSYPAPNQVYLDQLSLRSDVPEETAATSPSPSPTSTPTPTPSATPSISPSTTPTSTPSPTPTSTPTSTPTPTSTPTTPIYTPTPSPSEEPTNEPVIIHVTNGTTPLTSGVVHIESFSSPIGANGAAIFNGITVGNSYHLWIAVDDTTVYDNASFPIVGGNSFNVNIGEASDVPIQDDSSNLWEYAWIIAVIIVVVIVLVAIAVLWQKRK; translated from the coding sequence ATGCACAACCTAACCTTAACCAAGAAATGGATTCCTGCCATGGCAATTCTGGCTTTGGCAGTTTTATTTGTTTCCAGCACTACTCAACCAGCATTCGCATTGGACTCAGTCCTATTCGATGACCAAGGTCAAGAGTACTGGTCTGTTTACAATGGAGGTACTGGCAACCTAACAGCCACAATCACAACCGAAACATCCACCGTTTTCGCTGGGCAATCTAGCCTTAAAGGCGTTATCTCTTCTGGGCAATATGCGACAGTAGGTTTCTATCATCGGTTTAATCAAACACAAGACTTTTCAGAATACAACAGTATTTGTTTCTGGCTTCACGGTTCAAACTCGAATGCATGGATTACCTTTGCAATTCTCGATGTTAACAACAACAACATCGCTAAACTAATTGCCGATAACTTCACTGGCTGGCATTTCTTTGTCTTGGACCTCAAGAACTTTGATTTTCGTTCCTCAGACTCCTTCAATCTTTCACAGGTTAACCTGATTGAATTCGCGTTCTCATACCCAGCTCCCAATCAAGTGTATCTTGATCAATTAAGTCTCCGAAGTGATGTTCCTGAAGAAACAGCTGCAACTTCCCCGTCCCCCTCTCCAACATCAACACCTACACCAACACCATCCGCAACTCCAAGCATAAGTCCTTCAACCACACCAACGTCTACACCCTCTCCAACTCCTACTTCAACTCCTACTTCAACACCAACTCCAACATCAACCCCCACAACCCCAATTTACACTCCCACGCCATCTCCCAGTGAAGAGCCAACAAACGAGCCAGTAATAATACATGTAACTAACGGTACCACTCCCTTGACTAGTGGCGTTGTGCATATAGAGTCTTTTTCCTCTCCGATTGGAGCAAATGGAGCGGCAATCTTTAACGGCATCACGGTAGGCAATTCTTATCATCTATGGATTGCTGTGGATGACACAACCGTTTACGATAATGCATCTTTTCCCATTGTTGGCGGCAATTCCTTTAATGTGAACATTGGTGAAGCATCAGATGTACCCATACAAGACGATTCGTCAAACCTTTGGGAGTACGCTTGGATAATTGCAGTCATTATTGTAGTGGTGATAGTGTTGGTTGCCATTGCCGTCCTCTGGCAGAAACGAAAATAA